One genomic region from Campylobacter concisus encodes:
- a CDS encoding McrB family protein: MSNFTAEQILKINEIFSRIVNCKGNLKVFKDFDWDARKGDVIAYRDSKGVSLSKVSNATVSKLEDYYDYDGSKANILDICKDITDYQDLGIKFDIDGSGNKFRDENINKHFNVLLDKYKNDGTSNDFLEKNDFNILYGGFYELLVVCNFALDKEGYTIFYLNIFQKLIEYFRDGKNSFYVYTQSGIKNLDSKYELRLDVCFKIHQILCLLLSNINWSNDGSGEQLTDDELREILGDLFGIFADSRKAIWEAIGIIIKNKVLRELTKGSKNIIYYGAPGTGKTKFVKDCLDILDPNHARTEWVQFHSGFEYEDFIDGIKPIGIQNGNLNLALTNGVFKEFCLKAAQNEKENFFFIVDEINRADIAAVFGETLSLLEENYRGKSSAIKIKNSALMENIIALDASKKSLCIDYGNLQTKFYIPANIYFIGMMNDVDKSIDCFDLALRRRFAWVLMGCDYGVVENATDEAYKTKCESLNNYITKEEYQLKGSKKTDGLNLGRAYEIGHSYFLRKEVLNEEEIWNRHIEPILREYIRTQFGDRDAKDKLNIAREIFIG; the protein is encoded by the coding sequence ATGAGTAACTTTACAGCTGAGCAGATACTAAAGATAAATGAGATTTTTAGTAGGATCGTCAACTGCAAGGGAAATTTGAAAGTGTTTAAGGATTTTGATTGGGATGCTCGCAAGGGGGATGTTATAGCATATAGGGACAGCAAAGGCGTATCGCTATCAAAGGTTAGCAATGCTACCGTAAGTAAGCTTGAGGATTACTACGACTATGACGGCTCAAAGGCTAATATACTTGATATCTGTAAAGATATAACCGACTACCAAGATCTCGGCATAAAATTTGATATAGATGGAAGTGGAAATAAATTTAGAGATGAAAATATCAATAAGCACTTTAATGTATTGCTAGATAAGTATAAAAACGACGGAACTAGCAATGATTTCTTAGAAAAAAACGATTTTAATATTTTATATGGTGGCTTTTACGAATTATTAGTGGTTTGTAATTTTGCGCTAGACAAAGAGGGATATACCATCTTTTATCTTAATATCTTTCAAAAATTAATAGAGTATTTTAGAGACGGTAAAAATAGTTTTTACGTCTATACCCAAAGTGGCATCAAAAATTTAGATAGCAAATATGAATTAAGATTAGATGTATGCTTTAAAATCCATCAAATACTTTGCTTGTTGCTGTCCAATATTAATTGGAGTAACGATGGAAGCGGAGAGCAATTAACCGATGATGAGTTAAGAGAAATTTTGGGCGACCTCTTTGGAATTTTTGCGGATTCTAGAAAAGCTATTTGGGAAGCTATCGGCATAATTATTAAAAATAAAGTTCTAAGAGAGCTTACTAAGGGTTCTAAAAACATCATCTACTACGGTGCGCCTGGAACCGGCAAGACGAAATTCGTAAAAGACTGCCTTGATATTTTAGATCCGAACCACGCTAGAACCGAGTGGGTACAGTTTCATAGCGGTTTTGAATACGAGGATTTTATAGACGGCATAAAACCTATCGGCATACAAAACGGAAATTTAAATTTAGCTTTGACAAACGGCGTATTTAAAGAATTTTGCTTAAAAGCGGCGCAAAATGAAAAAGAAAATTTCTTTTTCATAGTTGATGAGATAAATAGAGCCGACATAGCAGCGGTATTTGGCGAAACGTTATCACTTTTGGAGGAGAATTACCGCGGAAAAAGCAGTGCCATAAAAATAAAAAATTCTGCACTTATGGAAAACATAATAGCATTGGATGCTAGCAAAAAATCGCTTTGCATTGATTACGGTAATTTGCAAACTAAATTTTATATACCTGCAAATATCTATTTCATAGGCATGATGAACGATGTGGATAAGAGTATCGACTGCTTTGACTTAGCTCTTAGAAGGCGCTTTGCGTGGGTCTTGATGGGATGCGATTATGGGGTTGTAGAAAATGCTACGGATGAAGCTTACAAGACAAAATGTGAAAGTTTAAATAACTACATCACTAAAGAAGAGTACCAGCTAAAGGGTAGCAAAAAAACAGATGGCTTAAATTTAGGTAGAGCTTATGAGATAGGGCATTCGTATTTTTTAAGAAAAGAGGTGTTAAACGAAGAAGAGATATGGAACAGACATATAGAGCCTATCTTGAGAGAGTATATAAGAACGCAGTTTGGTGACCGTGACGCGAAAGATAAGCTAAATATAGCTAGGGAAATTTTCATAGGCTAA
- a CDS encoding DUF1566 domain-containing protein, giving the protein MKKYITISLLLCGLLHAEELSIACYRDDDKNVVICSEKNLGRLMWQDEKQIFKGTWGQAQEYCKIVNLAGYKDWRLPTITELLSIANETRSESTLNTAFKYIAKSGYPWYWSSTIGDIDSSFIAFANFLSGRADWDKASGSYFVRCVRQD; this is encoded by the coding sequence ATGAAAAAATACATAACTATATCTTTGCTGCTTTGCGGACTGCTTCACGCAGAGGAGTTAAGCATTGCGTGCTACCGAGATGATGATAAAAACGTAGTGATATGTAGCGAAAAGAATCTGGGAAGACTAATGTGGCAGGATGAGAAACAAATTTTTAAAGGAACGTGGGGGCAGGCGCAAGAATACTGTAAGATAGTAAACCTAGCCGGATACAAAGACTGGAGGCTACCAACCATAACGGAGCTACTAAGCATAGCGAATGAAACAAGATCCGAATCCACTCTAAATACCGCTTTTAAATACATAGCAAAATCCGGCTATCCATGGTACTGGAGCTCTACCATAGGTGATATCGACTCGTCTTTTATAGCGTTCGCGAATTTCTTGAGCGGTCGCGCTGATTGGGACAAAGCTTCTGGTAGCTACTTCGTACGGTGCGTCCGACAGGATTGA